A section of the Schistosoma haematobium chromosome ZW, whole genome shotgun sequence genome encodes:
- a CDS encoding hypothetical protein (EggNog:ENOG410V4G2~COG:C), with amino-acid sequence MSCIGGTVGAVLTCPLEVVKVRLQSSKGIVLSSSSFRPNLVPDYNRSHRFSRIRCMLYGLKQVDPKHVQKSSHKSVISSCISSSKPSVLNIPTTSSDFSNVKPHGLRRSLILRSLIDIFRYEGPTALFKGLVPTLVGVMPTRGIYFCAYHNGQLFFEKYFQPGSSFVYLCAAGIASITASSLTNPIWFVKTRLQLDSRQVEIVYLFFIVTNTLLIFLFLETRVHGIIIHRKYGPVIHYIYSFQRR; translated from the exons ATGTCGTG CATCGGAGGAACAGTTGGAGCAGTTTTAACTTGTCCGTTAGAAGTTGTCAAAGTTCGCCTACAATCTTCAAAGGGAATTGTACTTTCTTCATCTTCATTCAGGCCTAACCTCGTCCCAGATTATAATCGCAGTCACCGTTTTTCGCGCATACGATGCATGTTATATGGTTTAAAACAAGTTGATCCTAAACATGTTCAAAAATCCAGTCACAAGTCAGTGATTTCTTCATGTATTAGTTCATCAAAACCCTCAGTTCTCAACATTCCGACTACATCTTCCGATTTCTCAAACGTCAAACCTCATGGACTTCGGCGATCTCTTATTCTTCGCTCGTTAATTGACATTTTTCGTTATGAAGGACCCACAGCTCTCTTTAAAGGTCTAGTTCCTACTCTTGTTGGAGTGATGCCAACACG AGGTATATACTTTTGTGCATATCATAATGGACAGTTATTCTTTGAAAAATATTTCCAGCCTGGttcttcatttgtttatttatgtgcTGCTGGAATTGCAA GCATAACCGCTTCTTCCTTAACCAATCCTATTTGGTTTGTAAAAACAAGGCTTCAATTAGATTCACGGCAAGTCGAAATTGTATATCTGTTTTTTATAGTAACAAACACCCTACTCATTTTCTTGTTTTTAGAAACACGAGTACATGGAATCATTATTCATCGTAAATACGGACCAgtcattcattatatttattcgTTTCAAAGACGATAG